A window of the Bactrocera neohumeralis isolate Rockhampton unplaced genomic scaffold, APGP_CSIRO_Bneo_wtdbg2-racon-allhic-juicebox.fasta_v2 cluster09, whole genome shotgun sequence genome harbors these coding sequences:
- the LOC126764414 gene encoding uncharacterized protein LOC126764414 has translation MECSQSLSPHREEPSNIVVPSPSSGGHADIIQKLDAIETRLNAIEKSLKDKVNAQIKLLRECRVRAAKTHHSISRITGELEDDHYVELASKLPMSSEEHVRFVEDKLSQKESTDAMMRLILKSKGAKGSVDGVLGGMFSDDLMYHYNLEGRKEKESLLKLKCVGLVFDIFHDKDKNTICGEFLKFVALSHNRFKQKKHKLKAKF, from the exons ATGGAATGCTCACAATCGTTGAGCCCCCATAGAG AAGAACCATCAAACATTGTGGTACCGTCACCATCGTCTGGCGGCCATGCAG aTATAATCCAGAAGCTGGATGCCATTGAGACCCGTCTCAATGCTATTGAAAAGTCCCTAAAAGACAAAGTAA atGCACAAATTAAACTATTGCGCGAGTGCCGCGTCAGAGCGGCAAAGACGCaccattcaattagccgcatcacTGGTGAATTGGAGGACGATcattacgtggagctcgctTCGAAACTGCCCATGTCATCGGAAGAGCACGTGCGCTTCGTGGAAGACAAACTTTCACAAAAGGAAAGCACGGATGCTAtg atGCGGCTAATATTGAAGTCAAAGGGCGCAAAAGGCAGTGTGGACGGCGTACTGGGTGGTATGTTTTCTGACGATCTAATGTACCACTACAATTTAGAGGGGCGCAAGGAGAAGGAATCCCTACTAAAGCTAAAGTGCGTAGGGTTAGTTTTTG atatatttcaTGACAAGGATAAAAACACTATCTGTGGGGAGTTCCTGAAATTTGTGGCCTTAAGCCACAAccgttttaagcaaaaaaagcaTAAACTTAAGGCAAAa ttttaa